The genome window AATTCTTTCTTATACTGTTCAATGCAAGCTTCCTTCTCAGTCAATTCTTGACTATTTTGTTTACTTTCTTGCTGGAGTGTGCTATGCTGTGCAGTAATGGTTTGGAGTTCAGATTGCAATGCCTTAAAGTTTTGTTGCTCATTTTGCAATTGTTGTGTTGTATGCAGCAATGAATCATTCAATAAGACATTTTGCTTTACTAACTCGTCCAGTTTAACTTCTAGTTCACCAACCCTACTGATTCTTTTGAGTAGTGCCTTTTGTACCTTCTCAATTTGACTTTGGTAAATTTTAACACGTTCATGAAGGATATCCATTTTTTCAGTGCACTTCAGATTAAAGTCATTGGTTTGCAGCTCGACTTTCATATTTGCTTCATGAAAATTATTAATTAACTGCTCTACTTGGCTCCTGATTTTGCTTTCATTCCCAAGTTCAACAGATTTTTCTTGAAGTTGTTTCTGATACTCCTCAGTCTCTTTGCAACGCATATTTTCTAATGCATGGAAGTTATCCTCAGTTTTCTTCAACAAATTGCTAAGCTCCTGAATCTTAGCCTGATTCTGCTCATCTGCTTTCTTCAGTTCATTTAGACAGTTTTCTAATTCTGTTTTTTCCAACAGCTTTTGTCTGTTAGCATCTTCAAAAGCCTGTAATGTAGCTTTAAGTTCTGTTTCACTTTTTATCAAAGTGTCAACTTGAACCAATGCTTCCTTCAATTCCTCTTCAAGTTGCTGTTTTTTATCTGCTCCTAAAGCAACCTCCTTGGTAAGTTCAGTTACTTTCATGGCTAGCTCAGCACTTTCA of Chiloscyllium plagiosum isolate BGI_BamShark_2017 unplaced genomic scaffold, ASM401019v2 scaf_9237, whole genome shotgun sequence contains these proteins:
- the LOC122544792 gene encoding golgin subfamily A member 4-like, yielding SNHKQQLETVKEFHKQEFEELQQSWEKRMNRQIEELQEKHETAFQEKQEELRELKQNLEASNNESAELAMKVTELTKEVALGADKKQQLEEELKEALVQVDTLIKSETELKATLQAFEDANRQKLLEKTELENCLNELKKADEQNQAKIQELSNLLKKTEDNFHALENMRCKETEEYQKQLQEKSVELGNESKIRSQVEQLINNFHEANMKVELQTNDFNLKCTEKMDILHERVKIYQSQIEKVQKALLKRISRVGELEVKLDELVKQNVLLNDSLLHTTQQLQNEQQNFKALQSELQTITAQHSTLQQESKQNSQELTEKEACIE